One genomic region from Caldicoprobacter guelmensis encodes:
- a CDS encoding RrF2 family transcriptional regulator, whose protein sequence is MTISTKGRYGVKAMLDLALNWSGTNVPVKSIAERQNIPGKYLEQVLSVLKRAGLVKSIRGPNGGYALARPPHQITLGDILRALEGDLAPVKCVRQRGKKERCPREGQCITRYVWARIRDEVNQVVDGITLKELADAYEKDVMNGYMYYI, encoded by the coding sequence ATGACTATTTCGACTAAGGGACGATATGGGGTTAAAGCCATGCTGGACCTGGCTTTAAATTGGTCGGGAACCAACGTTCCGGTAAAGAGCATTGCCGAAAGGCAGAACATTCCGGGAAAGTACCTTGAACAGGTGCTGTCTGTGCTTAAGAGAGCTGGGCTAGTAAAAAGTATACGGGGGCCTAATGGAGGATACGCGCTTGCTAGACCTCCCCATCAAATTACTTTGGGCGATATCTTGAGGGCTTTAGAAGGAGATTTGGCTCCTGTCAAATGTGTGAGGCAACGCGGCAAAAAGGAGAGATGTCCTAGAGAAGGTCAATGCATAACAAGATATGTATGGGCCAGGATAAGGGATGAGGTAAACCAGGTAGTAGATGGCATTACCTTGAAAGAGTTGGCTGACGCGTATGAAAAGGACGTGATGAATGGGTATATGTATTATATTTAA